A region from the Metopolophium dirhodum isolate CAU chromosome 9, ASM1992520v1, whole genome shotgun sequence genome encodes:
- the LOC132952393 gene encoding dynein axonemal intermediate chain 7 homolog isoform X1 encodes MAKRLDGKMKTPNSGPKIKSKLEARQTEKLKRDEKALLAKQKERELRIIEHQLRSERLKPKCAMLSDLSRKKYEHDRKYREELDWQHWIRCDGTPNPQVVQELNTYLFVERQVRHVSDDKNSYVEKCLEIFKIMDAVDDIVDLPLDFSQFKLQCFREAMDNLGRLLVEIVYGICYHLISDYDRRMDPVDLETVAYKNSCEAFAVGLHVVCHRPRLLTDDRPPPKCDFPECLVMVDVPPQLSQQYMAVMALWLRWDPFTDRMAEFDVSKSLEMDTRDLWQYSEDMWKQQAQIMQLQDEEKERSNRQLWMEKMEEKLKAFAEVDRSSYPADLITYLDELEKNDPYVRPTSDDTENEDKLQENQRNDVEIKDVPPKQVEPETTKSIQVDVGKSPSQLIEKRQQEEMEDISNSLKYSEKPNELNPRRYWIIGGAFNVEMWKLPMQPVEFEDGSVGVLIVGPEALQPIDYHEKYEPLQLSMGFSSTSSEDEETDVKKQNQEALKKLVLINIKLPENVLWFENPKPAMWNEEKKNWTTEYIYDIRFNEEKQMVSFRAGRMGSFGLAVNRYTNFPFQSWEVRPEGGGDGAGVVLSVTAATVLVEFAVRADQAAMVQLQNATTVALQEMIGAYHRPDKLVRLLRRGGINLFPEPDARHYVDGNRPPKHAVAERHAYRCMAALSGTHQFAASRWNVNAPFDRMVMQMKETQPAVDAAGSGTSLSAAGGQAGGVPYKMVMVTPERAVLLKCTEVSQVFSDEPLEVPADPAAEAGQRFAPDLLTLTGHSGTVDFQTTETLFYLMDKIKFLSYS; translated from the exons ATGGCAAAACGATTAGATGGCAAAATGAAAACGCCTAATAGTGGCCCAAAAATTAAATCCAAGTTGGAAGCTCGACAAACCGAAAAATTGAAACGAGATGAAAAAGCTTTACTGGCAAAGCAGAAGGAAAGAGAATTAAGGATTATAGAACACCAG CTCCGAAGCGAACGGTTAAAACCGAAGTGTGCCATGTTATCGGATTTGtcacgaaaaaaatatgaacacgaCCGCAAGTACCGCGAAGAATTGGACTGGCAGCATTGGATACGATGCGACGGTACTCCCAACCCGCAGGTCGTACAGGAACTGAACACGTACCTTTTTGTCGAGAGACAAGTGCGCCATGTCAGTGACGATAAAAACTCTTATGTGGAAAAATGTTTAGAGATATTCAAGATTATGGACGCAGTAGATGATATCGTGGATTTACCGTTGGATTTCA GCCAGTTTAAACTGCAGTGCTTCCGAGAAGCCATGGACAACTTAGGAAGGCTACTGGTAGAAATCGTGTACGGAATTTGTTATCACCTGATTAGTGATTACGATCGCAGAATGGATCCTGTAGATTTAGAAACGGTGGCATATAAGAACTCATGCGAAGCATTCGCCGTTGGCTTACATGTAGTATGCCACAGGCCCAGGTTGCTGACAGACGACCGGCCTCCGCCGAAATGTGATTTCCCCGAATGTCTTGTCATGGTCGATGTTCCGCCACAACTATCACAACAGTACATGGCAGTAATGGCTCTGTGGCTACGCTGGGACCCTTTTACGGACAGAATGGCTGAATTTGACGTTTCGAAATCATTGGAGATGGACACCCGAGATCTGTGGCAGTACTCGGAGGACATGTGGAAACAACAGGCTCAGATAATGCAGCTACAAGACGAAGAGAAGGAACGGTCAAATAGACAATTGTGGATGGAAAAAATGGAAGAAAAACTTAAAGCGTTTGCGGAAGTGGATCGGAGCAGTTATCCAGCGGATCTTATAACGTACCTAGACGAACTCGAAAAAAATGACCCTTATGTTCGTCCGACAAGCGATGATACGGAAAATGAAGACAAACTACAAGAAAATCAACGAAATGATGTAGAAATAAAGGACGTACCTCCCAAACAAGTAGAACCTGAAACCACGAAGTCAATACAAGTTGACGTGGGAAAAAGTCCAAGCCAACTAATAGAAAAGAGACAGCAGGAAGAGATGGAAGATATTTCGAATTCATTGAAATACTCGGAGAAACCAAACGAGCTTAATCCCAGGAG GTACTGGATTATTGGCGGAGCATTTAACGTGGAAATGTGGAAACTTCCAATGCAACCTGTCGAGTTCGAAGACGGGTCTGTGGGCGTGTTGATCGTCGGACCAGAGGCACTGCAGCCCATCGATTATCATGAAAAATACGAACCGTTACAATTGTCGATGGGTTTTTCGTCCACATCGTCAGAAGACGAGGAAACGgacgtaaaaaaacaaaaccaagAAGCACTTAAGAAACTCGTGCTGATAAATATCAAGTTGCCGGAAAATGTACTTTGGTTTGAAAATCCCAAACCTGCCATGTGgaacgaagaaaaaaaaaattggacaaCTGAATACATATACGATATCAG GTTCAACGAAGAGAAACAGATGGTGTCGTTCCGGGCCGGCCGGATGGGCTCGTTCGGTTTGGCCGTCAACCGGTACACGAACTTCCCGTTTCAGTCGTGGGAGGTACGGCCGGagggcggcggcgacggcgccGGCGTCGTGCTGTCGGTGACCGCGGCCACGGTGCTGGTGGAGTTCGCCGTGCGCGCCGACCAAGCGGCCATGGTGCAGCTGCAGAACGCCACCACCGTGGCGCTGCAGGAGATGATCGGCGCGTACCACCGGCCGGACAAGCTGGTCCGGTTGTTGCGCCGCGGCGGCATCAACTTGTTCCCGGAACCGGACGCCCGGCACTACGTGGACGGCAACAGGCCGCCCAAGCACGCGGTGGCCGAGCGGCACGCGTACCGGTGCATGGCCGCGCTCAGCGGCACGCATCAGTTCGCCGCGTCCCGGTGGAACGTGAACGCGCCGTTCGACCGCATGGTGATGCAGATGAAGGAAACGCAGCCGGCCGTCGATGCGGCCGGCAGTGGGACGTCGCTGTCGGCGGCGGGCGGACAGGCCGGCGGCGTCCCGTACAAGATGGTCATGGTGACACCGGAACGGGCCGTGCTGCTCAAGTGCACCGAGGTCAGCCAGGTGTTCTCCGACGAACCGCTGGAGGTGCCGGCCGACCCCGCCGCCGAGGCCGGTCAGCGGTTCGCGCCCGACCTGTTGACGCTGACCGGACACAGCGGCACCGTCGACTTCCAGACCACCGAAACGCTCTTCTACCTCATGGACAAGATAAAGTTCTTGAGCTACTCCTGA
- the LOC132952393 gene encoding dynein axonemal intermediate chain 7 homolog isoform X2 — translation MLSDLSRKKYEHDRKYREELDWQHWIRCDGTPNPQVVQELNTYLFVERQVRHVSDDKNSYVEKCLEIFKIMDAVDDIVDLPLDFSQFKLQCFREAMDNLGRLLVEIVYGICYHLISDYDRRMDPVDLETVAYKNSCEAFAVGLHVVCHRPRLLTDDRPPPKCDFPECLVMVDVPPQLSQQYMAVMALWLRWDPFTDRMAEFDVSKSLEMDTRDLWQYSEDMWKQQAQIMQLQDEEKERSNRQLWMEKMEEKLKAFAEVDRSSYPADLITYLDELEKNDPYVRPTSDDTENEDKLQENQRNDVEIKDVPPKQVEPETTKSIQVDVGKSPSQLIEKRQQEEMEDISNSLKYSEKPNELNPRRYWIIGGAFNVEMWKLPMQPVEFEDGSVGVLIVGPEALQPIDYHEKYEPLQLSMGFSSTSSEDEETDVKKQNQEALKKLVLINIKLPENVLWFENPKPAMWNEEKKNWTTEYIYDIRFNEEKQMVSFRAGRMGSFGLAVNRYTNFPFQSWEVRPEGGGDGAGVVLSVTAATVLVEFAVRADQAAMVQLQNATTVALQEMIGAYHRPDKLVRLLRRGGINLFPEPDARHYVDGNRPPKHAVAERHAYRCMAALSGTHQFAASRWNVNAPFDRMVMQMKETQPAVDAAGSGTSLSAAGGQAGGVPYKMVMVTPERAVLLKCTEVSQVFSDEPLEVPADPAAEAGQRFAPDLLTLTGHSGTVDFQTTETLFYLMDKIKFLSYS, via the exons ATGTTATCGGATTTGtcacgaaaaaaatatgaacacgaCCGCAAGTACCGCGAAGAATTGGACTGGCAGCATTGGATACGATGCGACGGTACTCCCAACCCGCAGGTCGTACAGGAACTGAACACGTACCTTTTTGTCGAGAGACAAGTGCGCCATGTCAGTGACGATAAAAACTCTTATGTGGAAAAATGTTTAGAGATATTCAAGATTATGGACGCAGTAGATGATATCGTGGATTTACCGTTGGATTTCA GCCAGTTTAAACTGCAGTGCTTCCGAGAAGCCATGGACAACTTAGGAAGGCTACTGGTAGAAATCGTGTACGGAATTTGTTATCACCTGATTAGTGATTACGATCGCAGAATGGATCCTGTAGATTTAGAAACGGTGGCATATAAGAACTCATGCGAAGCATTCGCCGTTGGCTTACATGTAGTATGCCACAGGCCCAGGTTGCTGACAGACGACCGGCCTCCGCCGAAATGTGATTTCCCCGAATGTCTTGTCATGGTCGATGTTCCGCCACAACTATCACAACAGTACATGGCAGTAATGGCTCTGTGGCTACGCTGGGACCCTTTTACGGACAGAATGGCTGAATTTGACGTTTCGAAATCATTGGAGATGGACACCCGAGATCTGTGGCAGTACTCGGAGGACATGTGGAAACAACAGGCTCAGATAATGCAGCTACAAGACGAAGAGAAGGAACGGTCAAATAGACAATTGTGGATGGAAAAAATGGAAGAAAAACTTAAAGCGTTTGCGGAAGTGGATCGGAGCAGTTATCCAGCGGATCTTATAACGTACCTAGACGAACTCGAAAAAAATGACCCTTATGTTCGTCCGACAAGCGATGATACGGAAAATGAAGACAAACTACAAGAAAATCAACGAAATGATGTAGAAATAAAGGACGTACCTCCCAAACAAGTAGAACCTGAAACCACGAAGTCAATACAAGTTGACGTGGGAAAAAGTCCAAGCCAACTAATAGAAAAGAGACAGCAGGAAGAGATGGAAGATATTTCGAATTCATTGAAATACTCGGAGAAACCAAACGAGCTTAATCCCAGGAG GTACTGGATTATTGGCGGAGCATTTAACGTGGAAATGTGGAAACTTCCAATGCAACCTGTCGAGTTCGAAGACGGGTCTGTGGGCGTGTTGATCGTCGGACCAGAGGCACTGCAGCCCATCGATTATCATGAAAAATACGAACCGTTACAATTGTCGATGGGTTTTTCGTCCACATCGTCAGAAGACGAGGAAACGgacgtaaaaaaacaaaaccaagAAGCACTTAAGAAACTCGTGCTGATAAATATCAAGTTGCCGGAAAATGTACTTTGGTTTGAAAATCCCAAACCTGCCATGTGgaacgaagaaaaaaaaaattggacaaCTGAATACATATACGATATCAG GTTCAACGAAGAGAAACAGATGGTGTCGTTCCGGGCCGGCCGGATGGGCTCGTTCGGTTTGGCCGTCAACCGGTACACGAACTTCCCGTTTCAGTCGTGGGAGGTACGGCCGGagggcggcggcgacggcgccGGCGTCGTGCTGTCGGTGACCGCGGCCACGGTGCTGGTGGAGTTCGCCGTGCGCGCCGACCAAGCGGCCATGGTGCAGCTGCAGAACGCCACCACCGTGGCGCTGCAGGAGATGATCGGCGCGTACCACCGGCCGGACAAGCTGGTCCGGTTGTTGCGCCGCGGCGGCATCAACTTGTTCCCGGAACCGGACGCCCGGCACTACGTGGACGGCAACAGGCCGCCCAAGCACGCGGTGGCCGAGCGGCACGCGTACCGGTGCATGGCCGCGCTCAGCGGCACGCATCAGTTCGCCGCGTCCCGGTGGAACGTGAACGCGCCGTTCGACCGCATGGTGATGCAGATGAAGGAAACGCAGCCGGCCGTCGATGCGGCCGGCAGTGGGACGTCGCTGTCGGCGGCGGGCGGACAGGCCGGCGGCGTCCCGTACAAGATGGTCATGGTGACACCGGAACGGGCCGTGCTGCTCAAGTGCACCGAGGTCAGCCAGGTGTTCTCCGACGAACCGCTGGAGGTGCCGGCCGACCCCGCCGCCGAGGCCGGTCAGCGGTTCGCGCCCGACCTGTTGACGCTGACCGGACACAGCGGCACCGTCGACTTCCAGACCACCGAAACGCTCTTCTACCTCATGGACAAGATAAAGTTCTTGAGCTACTCCTGA